The genomic region CGCACTATGATAGAGGGGTTTGATGATATTAGCCATGGTGGGTTACCAATTGGCAGAACAACTCTGTTAAGCGGTACTTCTGGAACCGGAAAGACCCTATTATCATTACAATTTCTCTATAATGGCATTACCCACTTTGATGAACCGGGAGTATTTGTTACCTTTGAGGAGTCTCCCAGTGACATTATCAAAAACGCCCACATTTTTGGCTGGAACCTGCAGAAACTGATTGAACAGGGAAAACTGTTTATTCTGGATGCTTCCCCAGATCCTGAAGGACAGGACATAGTGGGGAACTTCGACCTTTCAGCTTTGATTGAACGATTACAGTATGCAATTCGTAAATACAAAGCTAACCGTGTTTCTATAGACTCAATCACCGCCGTATTTCAACAGTATGAAGCCATAGGGGTGGTAAGAAGAGAAATATTTCGGTTAGTGGCCCGTCTAAAACAGCTGAATGTCACCACAATTATTACTACAGAAAGGGGTGAAGAATATGGACCGGTAGCTTCCTTTGGAGTGGAAGAATTTGTGTCTGATAACGTAGTGATTGTTCGTAACGTTTTGGAGGGAGAACGCCGCCGACGGACCATTGAGATTCTCAAACTGCGTGGCACAACCCACATGAAAGGTGAATATCCCTTTACAATTACCAATGCGGGGGTAAATATCTTCCCCTTGGGAGCAATGCGGTTGACACAAAGATCTTCCAACGTTCGGGTTTCTTCAGGGGTTAATACCCTAGATGAAATGTGTGGGGGAGGTTTCTTCAAAGACTCGATTATTTTAGCTACTGGGGCTACTGGTACTGGAAAAACCCTGCTGGTAAGTAAATTTATCCAGGATGGCTGTGTGAGCGGTGAAAGAGCCATACTATTTGCCTATGAAGAGTCTCGAGCCCAACTGTCGCGTAACGCTTATTCTTGGGGTATTGACTTTGAAGAGTTGGAACGCCAGGGCTTATTAAAAATAATTTGTACCTACCCCGAATCTACCGGTTTAGAGGATCACCTACAAATTATTAAATCAGAGATTGCCGACTTTAAGCCAGCTCGCATTGCTATTGACTCCCTTTCAGCTCTAGCCAGAGGTGTAAGTAATAATGCCTTCCGCCAATTTGTCATTGGTGTAACTGGCTATGCTAAACAAGAAGAAATCACCGGGTTCTTCACTAATACCAGTGACCAGTTTATGGGATCTCACTCCATTACCGATTCTCACATTTCTACTATTACCGACACAATTATTATGCTACAATATGTGGAAATACATGGGGAAATGTCCCGGGCCATCAATGTATTTAAAATGCGTGGTTCCTGGCATGACAAGGGAATTAGAGAATACAACATTACAGCAGATGGGCCCAATATTAAAGATTCCTTTAGGAATTACGAGAGAATCGTCAGTGGGGCACCTACCCGGGTTAGTATAGATGAGAAAGCAGAACTTTCTCGCATTGTTAAACGGTTTGAAGATAAATAAACTGTGAAATGCCAAAATGAAGTTATGTTTGGTATAGTAGCATGTTATTTGTTTCCCTGGTTATGATGCTATATTCTGTGGGAAGACAACTTTTTTGCTCGCAGATGGTTTTTTGTGTGAGGGGATGCGGTGAAAGGACAGCAATTATTTCATAGTTTCTTGCCCGGTGTGACAGCAGCAGTATTAACAACTCAGCCTGCTTGGGCTGGAACCTTCAAGGCTAATGATTTGAAACTGGTTTCTTCTCCTGTTGTATCGACTGCGACGAATCCTAAAGTTTCTGTTGTGGAAAACAACTGGCAGCTGACTGCAACTACGGTTGACTATGCGCCACTTTTTGACTATCAGCTTGATTTTGGTCAAGCCGTTTTACCAGAACTGCCTAGTTCTAGTCCACTCCCGTTAGTAAATGGTGCTAAGGTACCATCGTCAACCAAGCTCAAAACAGTTTTGTCCTTATCCCCGGTTAACCCCAAGGTGATATCAGGGAAAGTGTATAATCAGGTAGCTCAGATAACATCACCTAAGGACAATTCTTTGGGAATAGCACAAACCAATTCCCAATCTGTGAACCCTATATCGGATTCTCCTCAGAATATTTTGGAGCGCCTTAAACCTAACCTCGATCTTTTGGATGTGCCTCAAGATTCTCAAAGGGTTAAGGTGCAGACAACGGAGGCAATTAGCTTAGAACAGGCGTTGGAACTGGCAAAGCAGAATAACAATGATTTACAAGTGTCTATTCTGCAATTACAACGTAGTAAATCCTCTTTGAGGGAAGCTCAGGCTGCTTTGCTGCCTAGCTTAAACGTACTGGGTGGTGTAACCAGAAGTCGTAGTTCCAGTGCTACTCTCCAGGAAAGACAAACCGCTAAACGTCTCAATATACCCTCTGAAAATCCAGACGCTACCTCCGTGTTTGATTCCCAGGCAGAACTGCGGTATGACTTATACACATCAGGTAGAAGAACGGCAGCCATTAAGGAAGCAGAGGAACAAGTACGTCTTCAACAATTGGAAGTGGAAAGGCAATCAGAAGAAATTCGTCTAAATGTTGCAACGGAGTATTACAACTTGCAACAGTCAGATGAGAGTGTGAGAATTGCCCGCTCTGCTGTGGAAAATTCCCAAGCCAGCTTACGGGATGCTCAAGCATTAGAGCGAGCAGGTGTGGGAACCAAATTTGATGTGTTGCGATCGCAGGTTAACTTAGCCAATTCTCAACAAGAACTAACAGATGCTCTATCCCAGCAGGCTATTGCTCGTCGTCGTCTGGCCCTGAGATTGAACTTACCTCAGTCTGTGAGTATCACCGCTTCGGATCCGGTGCAGTTAGCTGGATTATGGAAAAGCAGTTTAGAAGATAGTATTGTCCTAGCTTATCAAAACCGTGCCGAACTGCAACAAAAATTGGCAGAGAGGAATATTAGAGAACAACAAAGAAAACAAGCCTTAGCCACACTAGGTCCGCAAATTAGCTTCATTGCCAGATATGACTTATTGGATCAATTTAACGATGGCGTGGCGATTAACGATGGTTATTCTGTGGGATTGCGAGCCAGCATGAATTTATATGATGGTGGTGCTTCCCGGGCCAGAGCAGCTAGGGCTAAAACTGAAATAGCGATTGCGGAGGCTGAATTTGCCGAAAGGCGTAACCAGGTCCGTTTTCAAGTGGAAGAAGCCTATTCCAGTCACTTAGCCAATTTAGAAAACGTGCAAACTGCTGCTACTGCTCTAGATCAAGCCAAGGAATCCCTAAGACTGGCTAGACTACGTTTTCAAGCTGGTGTAGGAACTCAAACAGATGTTATCAATGCCCAAAGTGAACTTACCCGTTCAGAAGCTAATCGCGTTCGTGCTATTTTGAATTACAATTTAGCTTTAACCAGATTACAAAGATACGTAACCTCTAGGGCGGTTCAGAAGTCTTGATCCATGGGGGTTTTAGGAAATGGGGAAAATGTTTAGGTGTTTTCATGAATTTTGTATGAATTATCTTGTTGCTGTGCTACCAGACCGCATCCAGGCCGAATCGGCCTACTTGAGTTTAGAAAAGGAGGGTATTACTAGCTCCATTTTGGGTAGGGGATATAAGACCGCTGATGAGTTTGGGTTAATAGATCCCAATGAAGAGGCTAAAAAACAAGTCAAACTCATGGCATCTTGGTTAATACCATTTGGCTTTTTTGCTGGGTTTACATTTAGTCTGATTACTGGGTTAGACACATTTATCTGGGCTGGGGAAATTGGCAATCATATAATTGGGGGTTTACTGGGCGCTGCTAGTGGTGCCATGGGTAGTATGTTTGTGGGAGGCGGTGTAGGTTTGATTTCTGGTGGTGGTGATGCTTTACCCTATCGCAACCGGTTATCCGCTGGGAAATACCTAATTGTAGTTCAGGGTTCAGAAGCTCTGACTCGCCAAGCCACACGCATTCTCCGTCAGTATGATCCAGAGAATATTCAAGGTTATGCAGATAATAGTTAGTAAAGCAGAACTAGTCCTCCCCCACTCTGAGATTAATTATGTTGCCAAGAGAAGAACTGTTAAAGGGTGTTGAAAACCGAGATGTTATTGCCCATGTAATTGACCAAGCAGAACAGGCTATAAAGACCTGGGAAGTGGTAATAACTGACTTTTTATCTCCCCCAGAGTTAGCTGAAATTGAACGAGTTTTTAGCCGGTTAACGGAGGTGCATTTAGTAGCCTGGGGTGGATATGCCCAAGCTGAGCGTCAACGAGTTGCTATTACCCGTTCTGAGATGCCTTTGGATGTATGCCAAGTGGCTGTTACTGTTTTAGACATAGCTGGAAATTTTTTGTTTGACACTGCCACCCACCGGGATTTTTTAGGGGCTATGCTAGGTACGGGGATTGTGCGAGAAAAAACAGGAGATATCATTATTTTAGGGGAGAGGGGAGCCCAAGCAATAGTAGTTCCAGAACTAGCAGAATTTTTAACCATGAATTTGCAACAGGTACGTTCTGTGCCAGTGAAAACTCAGGTCATAGATCCTAGGGAGTTAAAAATTAGGGAACCCAAAAAGAAGGAGTTAACTACGGTAGAAGCTTCTTTAAGATTGGATGCCATTGCTTCTGCTGGTTTTGGTATGTCTAGAAGTAAAATGGTTGATTTAATTGATTCCGGGGATGTGCGCGTCAATTGGAAGGAGATTACTCAAAGCAGTTACCAGTTAAAAATGGGAGACTTAATAGCAATTCGCGGTAAAGGGCGTTTGCAAGTGGGTGAAATTGCTGTCACCAAAAAGGACAGATATCGAATCCAGTTGACTAGGTATATGTAGATCTGGTTAACAACCTTAAATATAAGCTAAATAAATAGAAATTTTCTATAACTTCGATTCATAATTGAATGGGTAACTGCTAAAGGTGTGACAGTGGTTGGTATTGTTATTGTTTCCCACAGCAAACAATTAGCTCTAGGAGTACAAGAACTAGCTGCACAAATGGTGCAAGGAAAAATTTCCCTTGCTGTCGCAGCGGGTGTGGATGACCCCACAAACCCATTGGGTACGGATCCAATTCAGGTTTATCAAGCCATCTCTTCTGTATTCTCTGAGGATGGGGTTATTGTATTGATGGATTTAGGCAGCGCTCTTATGAGTGCAGAAATGGCACTAGAGTTTTTGCTACCAGCACAACGGGATAAAATCTATTTGTGTGATGCTCCCTTGGTGGAAGGTGCTATTGCTGCTACTGTTGCTGCTAGTACTGGCAAAAATATTCAGGAGGTTCTAAGGGAAGCTCAAGGTTCTTTGCTGGCTAAATCTCATCAATTAAATTTAATCGCTCATCCCTTACATAACGACTCTAATAGTATTGACGGTACTGTTCCCCCGGAGGAACTTCGCATTCAAATCAAAAACCGTCTTGGTCTACATGCTCGGCCTGCAGCTCAGTTTGTCGCTACCGCCTGCCGTTTTGAAGCGAAAATTCAGGTGCAGAATTTAACTAGAAATACGGAAGCAGTTAGAGGTGATAGTATTAACCAAGTTGCTACCCTGGGCGTACGTCAAGGACATGAATTATTAATTACTGCTAGGGGTAGGGATGCTCGGGAGGCAATTACAGCTCTACAGTCCTTAATTATCCATAATTTCGGAGAGCAAGATCCTGTGCTAGAATTGCCAACCCACCCTATCTCCCCCCTCCCTGACAATCCCGGTCAATTTACCGGAATTGCCGCTTCTCCTGGCATTGCGATCGCTCCTGTGGTTCACTATCAATTAGCTCCTGTGTCTATTACGGAATACCACATAGAGAATGTGGAAATTGAGTGGCAAAGACTACAACATGCTATCCAAAGGGCGAAACAGGAGATTACGATGTTGCTTTCCCACGCATCGGTGCAAATAGGTGATGCGGAAGCGGCAATATTTGATGCTCATCTCTTATTTCTGGCAGATCCAGTAATGTTAGATGCTGTTCGTAGGTATATTATAGAAGATAGATTGAACGCTGAAGCAGCATGGCAAGCGGTAGTGGAAGAGGTAACCAACTCCTATCGCCAACTGGAGGACGCTTATTTAAAGGAGAGGGTGGATGATGTGGTTGATGTGGGAAGAAGGGTATTGAGAATTCTGTCGGGTAATTTGCCCACGGAATTACATATATCAGAACCATCAATTGTGGTGGGCACGGATTTAACTCCCTCGGATACAGCTAAGTTGGATCCTAGCAAGGTATTGGGGATTTGTATGACTGCTGGTAGTGCTACTTCTCATAGTGCTATTATTGCCCGAACTTTGGGTATTCCTGCAGTGGTTGGTGTGGATTCCCAGGTTTTGACCGTGGAAAATGGTACTGTAATTGCTCTGGATGGTGAAGGTGGTAAGGTGTGGATAGAACCAGAGGGATCTGTATTGACTGCTCTGGAAACTAAACGTCAAATCTGGCAAACTAACCAAGCTGAAGCTAGAAATAAGGCCCATCAACCAGCGACTACCCGCGATGGTCAAAGAATTCATGTATTTGCCAATATTGGCAGTGTGGCTGATGCTAAAGCTGCTGTTGGCTATGGCGCAGAAGGTGTGGGTCTGCTACGAACAGAATTTTTATATTTGGAACAGATTAAACCACCCACGGAGGAAGAGCAGTTACAAGTTTATCAGGATATTGCCCAAATTTTAGGGGAACGTCCATTGATTATCCGCACTTTGGATGTGGGAGGAGATAAACAAATACCCTATCTGGGTTCTACTCTCAAGGAAACTAATCCCTTTTTGGGTGTGCGCGGCATTAGATTTTGTTTGGAACATCCCTATTTACTCAAAACTCAATTAAGAGCTATTTTACGAGCCAGCGCCAACCACCACATTAAAATTATGTGGCCTATGATTAGTACTTTGACCGAGTTACGTGCCGCTAAGTCAATTTTAAACCAGTCCATGGCAGAGCTTAAAAAAGATGGTGTGGAGTTTGATGCCAAACTGCCCGTAGGAGTTATGATTGAAACCCCAGCCGCTGTAGCTATTGCCGATCACCTGGCCAAAGAAGTAGACTTTTTTAGTATTGGTACAAATGATCTGAGTCAATATGTTATGGCATGCGATCGCACCAATCCTAAAGTAGCAAATTTAACTGATGCCTTACAGCCAGCCGTGCTGCGGATGATTCAACAAACGGTAGAAGCTGCCCACGCAGCCAATATTTGGGTTGGACTATGCGGTGAAATTGCGGCTGAAACCTTAGTTGCGCCTATTCTTATAGGTTTGGGAATAGACGAACTGAGTACTAATCCCCAGGCGATCGCCCCCTTAAAGCAGGTAATTTCCCAACTCACCATCACTGAATCCCAAGTTTTAGCCAGGGTGGCATTGAACCAGGATTCAGCTTCCAGAGTCAGGGAATTGGTTTATCCGATAGGTTAAGGGAAAAGAAATTGGAAGTTAACGGAGAAAGCTACTAACAAACCACATTAAAATAAATGTTAGCACAGCCGAGAACTGGTTAGGGGAAATTGACTTTCCTAAAATTGACAGGCCATCCAATGGTATTCCTCCAGCTATCAGTCCTCCCATCATTAAACCCACTACCAGAGTTACCAATGTCAACAAAACCGCCCTCAGAAATTTGTTTTCCTTGCGATTAATGAAATAAATACTTAGAACTAACCCCGCAAGTAATGTTAACTGTAATACTTGTGCTGTATTATAGTCCACGAACATACTGATAGAAATTAACCCTAAATAACAACCTGCTGGCCATAGTATATCGGAGACACTGGGCTGATCCCAAAATCTTTGTAGCCAAGATGGGGAGTAACCACTGGAGTTAACAACTTGTTTTTGCGGGGATGGCATTCGCATTTCAGGAAAACGAATTCCTTCAGGAACCTTAATTTTGCCCTCCTGACGCATTCGCAGGCGCTCCATTAGAATTGCATCATAAGCTGCTTCAACAATTTCCCGAACCCTATTATCACTACCATACTGTTCTAACAGGCGATTTCGAGCATTTTGAATCTCATCGAAACTAGCATCTTTTGACACCCCAAGATTTTCGTAGGGACTTTGATCGCTCATAGCTTTTTTTGGCTTAGGTCTTATTGATACTTTCTCCGTTCAAAGAGGATAGCACTCTTGATAGAGGGGAAAAAAATTGCCAAACGCCACATGAAGTGTTTTGAATAGACTCGACATAGCTGTTTGGAATGGCCAACCAGAATTTAGTTATCACTATTAATAAGAACTGAGGTTTAGGTTCAGTTCTAGTCATATAATATAGTACCATATTATGCGATATAATATAGAATAACAGAAAGGTAATTAGCCAGTTAATCACTTGCCAACTTTCACTGACTATTGCTATACTGTGGAAACAGAATGATCAGGTGAGAATCCCGACTTTAAGTCACCTCTATACTGATAAGTGACCTCTAAGGAGTCCAATAAAAATTATTCTGTCTAGTAAAGACGGCGAGAACCAAGCCGCAGATAAGTAAAAGTGCCCGAGGATAAATTCCTCGTGCATTGGTTGATACACCTTGGTTGGGAGAAAATCTCAAGTCATGTATTTGTTAGCATTAGTTAGCAAAAAAGTATCGGATAAAACACTGACCCTGAAAGTTAATGGTCAAACTGAGATTAAGTAACTGAAGATAAGTTTCGTGAGGGGTGATGTTATGCGTGTCCTACTGGTTTATCCAATATTTCCCAAAACCTTCTGGTCCTATGAAAAAATCCTCGACCTGGTAGATAGAAAAGTCCTGCTGCCACCTTTAGGCTTGATTACAGTGGCTGCTATTTTACCCCAGGAATGGGAGTTTAAACTAGTAGACCGTAACATTCGTCCCGCTACAGAAGAGGAATGGGCATGGGCTGATGTGGTTATTTTCTCAGCTATGATTGTCCAAAAACAAGACCTGTTGGATCAGGTACGCGAAGCCAAGCGTCGTGGTAAATTAGTGGCATTAGGCGGGCCTTACCCCACATCCACACCTCAAGAAGTACAAGAAGCGGGAGCGGATTTTCTGATTTTGGATGAGGGGGAAATTACCCTACCCATGTTTGTCACCGCCATAGAAAGTGGTCAGAAATCGGGCATTTTTCGGGCTACAGAAAAACCAGATGTCACAAGCACACCAATTCCTCGATTTGATTTGCTAGACTTTAGTGCCTATGACATGATGTCAGTGCAGTTTTCCCGAGGTTGTCCTTTTCAATGCGAGTTTTGTGACATTATTGTCCTCTATGGCAGAAAACCGAGAACTAAAACTCCAGAACAACTTTTAGCTGAGTTGGATTGTCTTTATCGGTTAGGTTGGCGACGTGGTATATTCATGGTTGATGATAACTTTATTGGCAATAAACGCAATGTTAAATTATTGCTTAAAGAGTTAAAGGTTTGGATGGCAGAACATGAGTATCCTTTCCGGTTTGACACGGAAGCATCTGTGGATTTAGCCCAAGATCCCGAATTAATGGAATTGATGGTTGAGTCTGGTTTTGCCGCAGTATTTTTGGGCATTGAAACCCCCGATGAAGATAGTTTACAACTAACCAAAAAATTTCAAAATACCCGCAGTTCCCTAGCAGAATCAGTACAAACTATTATTAAGATGGGACTGCGACCCATGGCAGGATTTATTATTGGTTTTGATGGGGAACAAAAAGGCGCAGGCGATCGCATCGTCAGATTTGCAGAGCAAGCTGCCATTCCTTCCACCACCTTTGCCATGTTACAAGCATTGCCAAACACTGCACTATGGCATCGGTTACAAAAGGAGGGAAGACTGAGGGAAAATCAGGATGGGAATATTAATCAGACAACTTTAATGAACTTTATCCCCACCCGTCCTTTGGAGGACATTGCCAAGGAATATGTTGATGCTTTCTGCGCATTATATGATCCTATTAAGTATTTAGATCGTACCTATAGGTGTTTTCTACTCATGGGTTCGCCCAAGTGGAAAGCTCCCTTCAAAATGCCTGATTGGGTAATCGTAAAAGCCCTGTTAATAGTCATTTGGAGACAGGGAATTAAAAGAGAAACCCGGTGGAAATTTTGGCATCATCTATTTAGCATTATCAAACATAATCCCCAGGTGGCAGAACATTATTTGGCAACTTGCGCCCACAACGAACATTTCTTGGAATACCGCCAAATTGTTCGAGATCAAATTGAAAGTCAATTAGCTGCTTATTTAGCCCAGGGAGCAGAAAAACCTTATGTGGTCCCACAAAAGGAAAAAGTAGGGGTTTAGGGCTATAGTTACCATCCCCCCAATTTTAAAACTCTTTTACCACCAAAGTCCAAACCTCCTCCCCTGGATGGACAATGGTTTTACCCACGGGTAGGATTGCCAAAGCGTTAGTTTGGGCTAGGTTGACCAAGTTAGCCGAGCTGTGTTTACCCTCAGCTTGGTAAAATTGATGTACACCATTACCTAGCTTCAACTCGCCCTGAATATAAGTTTCCATTTTGCCATTGGATTGTAATTCTGAAGAGGATTTTACCTTGAGTAATTTCCCCTCCCATCCCCTAGCCATTCCTGACATTTTTCTGACTGCTGGCTGCACAAACCGCCAACAAGTCACTAAAGCGGACCCAGGATTCCCAGGTAAACCAAAATATAATTTCTGTAATTTATCGGTTCCCGGATAGTTTAGTCCTTCGTCTAGGAAAGTAGCAAAGGTGAGTGGTTTTCCAGGACGCATTTTAACAGAATTAAAATGAATTGTCGCCCCTAAAGAAACTAAAGTTTTGTGTATATAATCATAGTCACCTACGGATACCCCCCCAGTGGAAATTACAATATCTGCACTGGCAATTGCATAATCTATAGTTTGTTCCAGAGCGATCGGATCATCTGGTACAATCCCTAATAATAACACTTCAGCCCCCAACTGACGCATCAAGGTAGCCAGAGCATACTGGTTAGAATCAAATATCTGTCCAGGTTTTGGCAACTCCTCCAATGTTACCAACTCATTACCTGTGGAAAAAATCGCTACTCGTATGCTGCGAAAAACACTTACTTTTTCCCTGCCAGCAGCAGCCAAAAGGGCAATTTCCGTAGCACCCAAGACAATTCCCGAAGGTAAAAGATAATTTCCCGCTTGATAAAATTCTCCTTGATGGATGACAAACTCACGGGGTTGGGGTGCGATGAACACTAAAACCCGGTTTTCCTGAAGGTGGGTTTTTTCTTGCATGATTACGGTATCAGCACCCTTTGGCATCATAGCACCAGTAAAAATTCTCACTGCTTGTCCCGATTCAAGCATTACAGAAGGTTCATCACCAGTTTTAATTTCCGCTACAACCTGCAGAATAACTGGTCTATCTGCCCTAGCATGCTGTACATCCTGATAACGCACTGCATAACCATCCATTACGGCATGGTCCCAATGGGGAAAACCCCGAGAACTAACCACGGGACTAGCTAAAATTCGTCCATTTGCCGTCAATAAGTCTATGTATTCTATATCTGTTTGGTTACCTAGTGGTTTTACTGCATTTAAAATAGTAGATTCCGCATCTCTAACTGATAGCATTGTTGGTTATTATAGATTCCCCTTATAATACCAGATAATACTACATAATAGTACAACTTTTTGGGATTGTATATGGTGAAAATAGTTTCTCGCCGATATTTAGGAAAAGCAGATGTTTATGACATTGGAGTGGCCAAAGACCACAATTTTATCATCAAAAATGGCTTGGTTGCTTCCAACTGTTTTAATAAATCTCACTCTACTGCCTATGGTTATGTCACTTACCAGACAGCATATTTAAAAGCTAATTATCCCTTGGAATATATGGCAGCACTGTTAACAGCTAACAGTGGGGATACAGATAAAGTTCAGAAATATCTCAACAATTGCAATAACATGGGGATTGAAATTGATCCACCGGATATTAATCGTTCTGGGTTAGATTTTACACCAGCAGACCAGAAAATATTATTTGGATTTTCCGCAGTGCGTAATGTGGGGCAAAATGCGATCACTGCTATCTTAGATGCTCGCCAACAAGGAGGAGAATTTAAATCTCTAGGTGACTTTTGTGATCGCATTGATTTACGGGTTGTCAATCGTCGCACCCTAGAGTCATTAATTCAATGTGGAGCATTTGATAAGATAGAGTCGAACCGTCATCAATTAGTTAAAGATTTAGAATTAGTATATGAATGGGCCCAATCCCGTGCTAAAGATAGAGCTATAGGTCAAGGAAACCTGTTTGATTTCATGGGTACTGGCATTAGCAACGTGTCAACAAGTAGCAAAAATGGATTTAAGTCCATACCTAAAGCCAACCTAGTGTCAGACTATCCCCCCCAGGAAAAACTGCGAATGGAAAAAGAATTATTAGGTTTTTATGTATCAGCCCATCCTTTAAAAAATATTAAACAATCCTCATCCTTGTTAGCGCCCATTAATCTTGTCGATTTAGGAGAGCAA from Cylindrospermopsis curvispora GIHE-G1 harbors:
- a CDS encoding molybdopterin molybdotransferase MoeA, translating into MLSVRDAESTILNAVKPLGNQTDIEYIDLLTANGRILASPVVSSRGFPHWDHAVMDGYAVRYQDVQHARADRPVILQVVAEIKTGDEPSVMLESGQAVRIFTGAMMPKGADTVIMQEKTHLQENRVLVFIAPQPREFVIHQGEFYQAGNYLLPSGIVLGATEIALLAAAGREKVSVFRSIRVAIFSTGNELVTLEELPKPGQIFDSNQYALATLMRQLGAEVLLLGIVPDDPIALEQTIDYAIASADIVISTGGVSVGDYDYIHKTLVSLGATIHFNSVKMRPGKPLTFATFLDEGLNYPGTDKLQKLYFGLPGNPGSALVTCWRFVQPAVRKMSGMARGWEGKLLKVKSSSELQSNGKMETYIQGELKLGNGVHQFYQAEGKHSSANLVNLAQTNALAILPVGKTIVHPGEEVWTLVVKEF
- a CDS encoding helix-hairpin-helix domain-containing protein encodes the protein MVKIVSRRYLGKADVYDIGVAKDHNFIIKNGLVASNCFNKSHSTAYGYVTYQTAYLKANYPLEYMAALLTANSGDTDKVQKYLNNCNNMGIEIDPPDINRSGLDFTPADQKILFGFSAVRNVGQNAITAILDARQQGGEFKSLGDFCDRIDLRVVNRRTLESLIQCGAFDKIESNRHQLVKDLELVYEWAQSRAKDRAIGQGNLFDFMGTGISNVSTSSKNGFKSIPKANLVSDYPPQEKLRMEKELLGFYVSAHPLKNIKQSSSLLAPINLVDLGEQKDKNLVCVVVMLNHVKKVMTKKGEQMAILQIEDLTTTSEAVVFPKTYERINAILEIDARLIVWGKVDKRDEQTQLLVEDAEQVEKIQMVVVELNPDEASSIDTQHHLRSILKEQSGDKDKAKVPVIGIVQAGNYRQVVRFGKQYWVQDASITVQSLRNAQFSAHGKQLSD